The genomic DNA CCATACCTGCAGTAATAAATACCATCTTGGTACCATCTGAAAGAATTTTCCTTACGTCTTCCACATTTTCGAGGGCTGCTTCGCGACCTTTGTTAGGAATGCTTCCTGCGCCTCTTCCTTCAGTAAGTGTTGGTCCAAGTTGAACTTTAATTGGCACCGGACTAATCTCAAGGGCTTGCAAATCTGTATTGCATACAATAAAATCAACACCCCGAATGCCTTGACGGCACATGTGATTAACAGCATTGCTGCCTCCACCTCCTACACCAATTACCTTAATAATAGAAGGTTCTTTGTTTGTCATTTCAAAATTCATTTTTTTTGTTTGATTTAGTTAGTTAATTTAATCAGTAAAGAATAGCTTTTCGACTGCACAGTTAACTATAGATATATACGTTTTATTTAATTTTTCCTTTTTACAAATTGAATGATGCTTTTGCCGCTGTTCCTAAATGCGCAACTACATGCATTTTACTTATCGCCTTATTATTTTAAATCTTTATCATCATCATCATCAAAAATGGCTTTGATAATCGGCTTCTTAAAAAAGTTTTCAAACCACTTACCCTTCTTACTCTCCACCACTTCTTCTGGCTTATTCTGATTGGTATTGAAACCACTAGCCGACTCGGCAAACCCTTTTATAACAAGCCCTACACCGGTTGCATACATGGGGTGTTGAATCTCCTTAGTATCCTTACCCAAATGCTGATGGGGCAAACCAATGCGTGATTGCATACCCGTAACATATTGAAACAAGTGCTGTATATGTTGCAATTGCGAACCGCCACCGGTGAGCACAGCTCCGAGGATAATTTTCTTTTCCCATCCGGAACTTTTAATTTCAAAATACACTTGCTCAAATATTTCTTCCATGCGTGCCTGAATAATATTAGCAAGATTTTTTAATGACACTTCCTTTGGTGCACGTCCATTCAATCCTGGAATCGAAACAATTTTCATTTCGTCTGCCATACTTGCCATTGCGCTTCCAAACTTTACCTTCACCATTTCGGCCTGCGACTTAATTATTTTACAACCCTCATGAATATCATTGGTAATAATGTTGCCACCAAAAGGAATAACAGCTGTATGACGTATAATGCCATCCTGGAAAATTGCAATATCGGTAGTGCCACCTCCTATATCAACTAATACAACTCCGGCTTCCTTTTCTTCGGCAGATAGTACGGCATCGGCCGATGCTAATGGCTCTAGTATTAAGCCTACAGGTATTAACCCCGCGCGCGAAACACAACGTTGAATATTTTTTGCTGCACTTATCAATCCTGTAACAATGTGACAACTGGCTTCAAGGCGCGCACCAGTCATACCCACTGGGTTTTTCAAGCCCTTGTCGTTATCTACATTATACTCTTGAGGAATAACATGAATAATTTCTTCGCCAGGTTGCATAGCAAGACGATACATATCTTCGACAATGGTTTTAATATCTGCCTTACGAATTTCGTCATCGGGATTCTTGCGCATAAGCATACCGGTGTGCTGCAAACTCTTTATATGTTGACCTGCAATGCCCACATATACTTCCTTAATCACAACATCGGCAGCATCCGAAGCCTGCTTTACTGCATTCACAATAGACTCTACTGTATCGTCAATATTGCTTACTACGCCCTTGCTCACTCCATGCGATTCGGCCTGCCCTTTGCCTATTAGCTCAATTTTGCCAAACTCATTTTTACGGCCAACCATAGCACAAATCTTGGTTGTGCCTATGTCTAGTCCTACTATTAATTCTTCGCTCATTATTAAAATATATTTATAAGGTTTAAAAAACTATTGAATGCTATTGGTAGTTTGTTTAGTAACTGTGGCTGTATCCGTTGGTATTTCCCTTTTTTTCTTCTTAACACACACCACTTGCGACTGATACGTAAGATCAAGCGATTCGTAGTCTGTCCACCCCTTCTTGTTCAATCCATTTTTATAAAATACGAATAGCTTATCTAATTTTTCTTTTAAGTGGGTTGCACTGCCTAGTTTGATTATATGATCGCCTATACGTGGTATTAATTCGATTTCGTAATTCTCTGTAACATACACCTGACCTAGTTGTGCGCTCCAAAACGGATGGTTGCTTACATAACGGGCAATATAATATAGTTGCTGATGTATGCTTGCCTCACGTGCAGTGTCCATGATGCTTTCGGGCATAGGTTGCAATTCGGTACCCGAAGACAAACAAGGAATATTTCCATTAGCACAAAGAACATTGACAGCAAACTTTTTGTGTACAGGCATTACTACTCCCATCGTATCGAAGAAAAAATTCTCACCGCTTTTACATGAAATGTGCAGTATCGGAACACGTTGCGAAGCAGTAATTACCACCTTTCCATCAAGCGTTGAAAGTACTTCGGCTTTATTGATGTATGGATTCGTATAGATGATATTTTCTAACATAGCCGTGTTAATATCACTCATCAATTTATCGAGTGGCGCATGAGCAGACTCGTTCACCATTCGTTTTATATCATTTTCTTCGACAAATGAAAGCAAAGCTGCATCAGTTATTTCGATTGAAACGCCTTTGCAGCGTAGCTTTGCACTATCATGCTCAATAAATGCAAGGCACGTAATACAGGTTACTCCAACCAGTATCCATACAACTAAGGGTATATACTTTTTAATCTTTTGCATTTGACTCTTTTGTTTTTTGAGAAATAAAATCGTGCAAAGGCTCTACCAAGTATCAATATCACCTGCACCTATCGTGAGCAAAACTTCGATTGGTTCATCTTTAAGATGATCTATTAACTCACTCATATGACAATACCGAACCCTATTGGTCATCATGTCTCCTATTAAACTGCTGCTTACTCCGACAATAGGTAGCTCGCGAGCAGGATATAGTGGCAATAAGTAAGTAGTATCTGCAATAGATAAGCTACTGGCAAAGCCCATGGCAAAATCGCGGGTACGGGTGTAGAGGTGAGGTTGAAACACAACTGTAATCTTTTTACCTGTGAACATTTCCTTTACACTATTTAGAAACGCACTTATCTCTTCGGGGTGATGGGCATAGTCATCAATGTAGGTAATGCCATTCGTATTAACTTGAATATCAAACCTGCGCTTTATGCCCTTAAAACTTGACACACCATATTTTATCTCATCAACACCTGCACCTAAAAGCAAGGCTATGGTAATTGCCGCTACCGCATTCTCAACATTGTGACGCCCGGGCAATCCGGTAGTTATATCCCTTATCAGGACATCGCCCCATTGATAATCAAAAACATATTGATTGTTCTGTATACGTATATTATTACCGTTACAATCTGCCTTTTCGGTAATAGAATAAGACAGACCATCCGCGCCCAGATCGAGGCCTTTTTTGTATATCAGTTTACCACCGGGTACAACTTGCTTTGCAAATTGCTGGTAGCTCTCGAGCAATGCATTTGCATTGCCATAAATATCGAGATGATCAGCATCGGTACTTGTAATAATAGCCAGGTACGGATGTAGCGTCAAAAAGGAGCGGTCAAACTCATCAGCCTCTACTACAACAATTGAGTCGCTGCTCTGCGTATTGCCGGCTATAAAATTTGAGCCAAGATTTTTAGAAATACCCCCCAAAAAAGCTGATGGCTTAAGCCCTTTGGTCATAAGCAGATGAGTTACCAGCGAAGATGTAGTTGTCTTACCATGCGTGCCAGCTACAGCCACAGTCTTGAAATTGCGGGTAATAATCCCCAGCACCTGCGAACGCTTATATAGTGTATGATTGAGCTTTAAAAAATTATATTGCTTGCTATCAATTGGAATAGCAGGAGTATACACTACTAATATATGTTCCGGAGATTCGCTTTGCAAAAAATCGGGTAACGATTCAATGGTATCTTCATATCCTATCGAAATATTTTCGGAAGTCAACTGAGCGGTTAATGGTGTTGGTGTTTTATCATAACCATACACATGTACACCCATTGTATTGAAGTAACGTGCAAGGGCGCTCATACCAATACCTCCTATACCAAGGAAATAAACAAACCGTATGTTATTCAAATCAATCACGCTACTTTGCTAAGTTTAATTACTTCTTCTGCTATTTGACGGGCACTGCCGGGCAATGCAAGTTTTTTAATATTCGTACTCAACATATCCTGTTGTACTTTGTTGGACAATAATGTTGCAGTAACATCACCAAGTTGCACTACTGCATCTTTATCCGTTACCAATAGTGCCGCATTTTTATTTACTAAAGCCATAGCATTTTTTGTTTGATGATCTTCGGCTACATTAGGCGAAGGCACCAACACAACAGGCTTACCAACTAAACATAACTCCGAAATGGTGCTTGCACCTGCTCTGGAGATAATGACATCGGCCGCAGCAAAAGCATAATCCATTCTATAAATAAAATCCAATACACGCACGGTATCACTTTCCTTTGTTTTACCTTCGTTGTAATATGACTTTCCGGTTTGCCATATAATCTGAATATCTCCCGGTAGGTTTTGTAACCATGCTGCTATACTATGGTTAATAGTGCGGGCACCTAAGCTTCCACCAACTACCAATACGGTTTTTTTACCCTTTTCTAATTTAAAAAAGTCAAGTGCTTCGTCTTTGCGTTGCAACAGGGCAGTTACTTCTTCGCGCACCGGGTTGCCTAGCAAAAGAATTTTTTCCTTCGGAAAAAATTTTTCCATACCATCGTATGCCACGCATATTTTTCTGACACGCGAAGCCAGCATTTTGTTGGTTATGCCTGGAAACGAATTTTGCTCCTGAATAAGGCAATTAATGCCCTTTTGTGTTGCTATAAAAAGCAGGGGTCCGCTTGCATAGCCACCAACACCAACCGCAACATCTGGGTTGAAATCGGAAATTATTTTTCGGGCCTTAAGCAGACTGCCTATTAATTTAAATGGGAATAAAATATTTTTGAGAGTAAACGAACGTTGAATACCGGCAATGGGTAGCCCAACAATTTTGTAGCCTGCTGCAGGCACTTTTTCCATCTCCATCTTACCTAGCGCCCCTACAAATAGTATATCAACACCGTTGACAAGTGATTGTAACGCATTTGCTATAGCAATAGCCGGAAATATATGTCCACCAGTACCTCCACCGCTGATGATGACACGCATGTTACTCGATGGCAAGGTCACCCTCCTTCCTGCTCAAACGATTTGCTGATGCTTAATAAGATTCCGATGGCAATGCTGGTAAACCAAATGGAGGTTCCACCCATGCTTACCATTGGTAATGCTTGTCCGGTAACCGGAAACAAATTAGTAGCAACGGCCATATTAATCATGGCCTGAAATACGAGGCTGAAGCAACAGCCAAATGCAAGAAGCGAGGCAAAAGCCTTTGGGCTTTTGCGAACAAAACTTACTGCCCTAAACATAAGTATGATATACATAAATAAGATAAGCGCTGCTCCCCACACACCATACTCTTCGCAAATAATAGCAAAAATAAAATCGTTGAATGCTTGCGGTAAAAAATTCCGCTGTGTACTCTTGCCGGGACCTACCCCAAATGCACCTCCTTTAGCAATGGCTATTTTTGCTTGTGTGGATTGATCTATCTCGTCCGTTTTTGGTTCGCTAAAGTTTTCGATACGCTCCATCCAGGTGGCTATGCGTCCCTCGTAGCCTACCAACTTAGAAACGCCAATAAATAAAACGAGGCAAATAACTCCTGCACCAAACAGCATGGCCATATGCTTAAATGGAATACGCCCTATAAACATGACTGTAAGTGAGGTAACAAACAATACAGCAGCAGTAGAAAAATTGGCTGGAACAATTAAAGCACAAATAACAAGAACAGGTAACAGAATGTTAATGATAAAATCTTTTAGTTCAATGGGCTGATCCTGCCTCTTTGATAAAGCACGTGAGAGAAATAAAAGCAAGGCGATTTTTGCAAAGTCAGATGTTTGAAATGTTAGTCCCATAACCGGAAGCTTTAACCATCGGCTTGCTTCATTAACATTATGTCCGCTTAGAAGTGTAAAAAACAAAAGAGGCACCACCACAATTAAACCTAAGCGAGCAATTTTTGCATAATTGATATAATTAATTTTGTGCGTAAAATAGATGATAACAAAACCAAGTACTAAAATTACCAGATGCTTAAGTACATAGTACTCCGTATTTCCTTGTTGAAACCGATATGCTAACGAGCCTGTGCTGCTGTAAACCGCCAAAATGGAAAACACCGATAGGATAGCAACTACAAGCCAAATCATTCGGTCGCCTTTTAGATACTTATTTATTAAATTGTTTTCCATTTAGTGGTAGAGAGATTAAATCATTTTAACAGCAGCCTTAAATTGATGGCCGCGATCTTCATAGTTTTTGAATAAGTCGAAACTGGCGCAAGCAGGTGAAAGCAAAACTACTTCGCCTTTGCGTGCAATGGCATGAGCCACAGACACTGCCTCTGCTGCGCTGCGTGTTTCATGAAAGTCGGTCACAATGCCTTTAAAGGCTTTTGCAATTTTCTTATTATCAACTCCAAGGCAAACGATAGCTTTTACTTTTTCGCGAACGAGCTCTTCTAATTCACTATAGTCGTTTCCTTTATCTTCTCCACCCACAATCCAGATTACGGGTTTATGCATACTTTCCAGTGCATACCATGCACTGTTAGTATTAGTAGCTTTGCTATCATTAATGTATTCTACTCCATTAATGTTGGCAACAAATTCGAGACGATGCTCTACATTTTTAAAATCCATGAGCGCTTCGCGAATGGTTTCGTTGCGAATTCCCAACAACGAGGCAGGGATTGATGCTGCCATGCTGTTGTACAAATTGTGTTTGCCATGTATGGCAATTTCATAGATAGACATAGTGAATTTATTTGATTTAGTGTTTACGTGTATTTCTTGGTTGGCAACCCATGCATTTACATTATCGCTTCGCAGTTGCGAGAACGGATAAAACATGCAGGGTGGATTTAGTCGTAATAAATTTTGCTTGATAATAGCATCATCATCATTGTACACAAATGCTCCTGAAGCATCCATGTTTCGGAGAATGCCAAATTTGGCATCTATATATTTTTGCATCGAATAGTCGTATCGGTCAAGATGATCGGGAGTAATATTTAGAAGAATAGCAATGTCTGCCTTAAAATCTTTTAAACCATCTATCTGAAAACTGCTTAACTCGAGTACATAATACTCAAAATTATTTTCAGCCACCTGCCAGGCAAAGCTTTTTCCTACATTGCCTGCAAGGCCTACATTAAGCCCTCCTTTTTTAAGCAAATGATACGTGAGCAGCGTAGTAGTCGTTTTGCCGTTAGTACCTGTTATACAAATCTTTTTTGCAGTGGTATGGCGTGCAGCAAACTCAATTTCGCTAATAACAGAAATACCCTTTGCTGTAAAATAGGTTACAACATCTGACTTATCGGGAATGCCGGGGCTCTTAATTACTTCGGTAGCATTTTCAAAATTCGTGAAGGTGTGAACACCTTCTTCAAAGGCTATATTTCTATTTTGTAATTCTATTTTGTATGGTTGTTTAATAGTTCCCTTATCACTCACAAACACCTCCATACCCAAATGCGTTGCCAGAATAGCCGCACCTACTCCGCTTTCACCTGCTCCTAATATAATTAATTTGCCTTTCATTGCTTACAACGTATACTATTTGTGTTATCTTAGTTTTAAAGTGATTATGCTTAGTACAGCTAACATGATTCCAACAATCCAGAAGCGCGTGACGATTTTACTTTCATGATAGCCGAGTTTTTGATAGTGATGATGCAATGGCGACATGAGGAATACTCTTCGTCCTTCGCCATACTTTTTTCGGGTATATTTAAAATAGCTTACCTGTATAATCACGCTTAGGTTTTCTATCAAAAATATTCCGCACATGATGGGTATTAAAAATTCTTTTCGGATACTGATAGCAAATGCTGCTATAATACCTCCCAGCGCAAGGCTCCCCGTATCGCCCATAAAAACCTGAGCCGGATAGGAGTTGTACCACAAAAATCCAACACAGGCTCCAACAAATGCACCGCTAAAGACCATAAGCTCGCCAACATTTGGCAGGTACATAATATTAAGGTAGTTGGCAAACACCGTGTTACCACTTACATACGCTAATACAGCTAATACTGAACCTACAATAGCTGATGTGCCTGTTGCAAGTCCATCGATGCCATCGGTAATATTTGCTCCATTGCTCACTGCAGTAATGATGATGATAACGGCTGGTATAAATATTAACCAGGAATACTTTTTGGCATTGCCTCCAAACCAACTTATAATCCAACCATAA from Bacteroidota bacterium includes the following:
- the ftsA gene encoding cell division protein FtsA translates to MSEELIVGLDIGTTKICAMVGRKNEFGKIELIGKGQAESHGVSKGVVSNIDDTVESIVNAVKQASDAADVVIKEVYVGIAGQHIKSLQHTGMLMRKNPDDEIRKADIKTIVEDMYRLAMQPGEEIIHVIPQEYNVDNDKGLKNPVGMTGARLEASCHIVTGLISAAKNIQRCVSRAGLIPVGLILEPLASADAVLSAEEKEAGVVLVDIGGGTTDIAIFQDGIIRHTAVIPFGGNIITNDIHEGCKIIKSQAEMVKVKFGSAMASMADEMKIVSIPGLNGRAPKEVSLKNLANIIQARMEEIFEQVYFEIKSSGWEKKIILGAVLTGGGSQLQHIQHLFQYVTGMQSRIGLPHQHLGKDTKEIQHPMYATGVGLVIKGFAESASGFNTNQNKPEEVVESKKGKWFENFFKKPIIKAIFDDDDDKDLK
- a CDS encoding UDP-N-acetylmuramate--L-alanine ligase; protein product: MDLNNIRFVYFLGIGGIGMSALARYFNTMGVHVYGYDKTPTPLTAQLTSENISIGYEDTIESLPDFLQSESPEHILVVYTPAIPIDSKQYNFLKLNHTLYKRSQVLGIITRNFKTVAVAGTHGKTTTSSLVTHLLMTKGLKPSAFLGGISKNLGSNFIAGNTQSSDSIVVVEADEFDRSFLTLHPYLAIITSTDADHLDIYGNANALLESYQQFAKQVVPGGKLIYKKGLDLGADGLSYSITEKADCNGNNIRIQNNQYVFDYQWGDVLIRDITTGLPGRHNVENAVAAITIALLLGAGVDEIKYGVSSFKGIKRRFDIQVNTNGITYIDDYAHHPEEISAFLNSVKEMFTGKKITVVFQPHLYTRTRDFAMGFASSLSIADTTYLLPLYPARELPIVGVSSSLIGDMMTNRVRYCHMSELIDHLKDEPIEVLLTIGAGDIDTW
- the murG gene encoding undecaprenyldiphospho-muramoylpentapeptide beta-N-acetylglucosaminyltransferase encodes the protein MRVIISGGGTGGHIFPAIAIANALQSLVNGVDILFVGALGKMEMEKVPAAGYKIVGLPIAGIQRSFTLKNILFPFKLIGSLLKARKIISDFNPDVAVGVGGYASGPLLFIATQKGINCLIQEQNSFPGITNKMLASRVRKICVAYDGMEKFFPKEKILLLGNPVREEVTALLQRKDEALDFFKLEKGKKTVLVVGGSLGARTINHSIAAWLQNLPGDIQIIWQTGKSYYNEGKTKESDTVRVLDFIYRMDYAFAAADVIISRAGASTISELCLVGKPVVLVPSPNVAEDHQTKNAMALVNKNAALLVTDKDAVVQLGDVTATLLSNKVQQDMLSTNIKKLALPGSARQIAEEVIKLSKVA
- a CDS encoding FtsW/RodA/SpoVE family cell cycle protein — translated: MENNLINKYLKGDRMIWLVVAILSVFSILAVYSSTGSLAYRFQQGNTEYYVLKHLVILVLGFVIIYFTHKINYINYAKIARLGLIVVVPLLFFTLLSGHNVNEASRWLKLPVMGLTFQTSDFAKIALLLFLSRALSKRQDQPIELKDFIINILLPVLVICALIVPANFSTAAVLFVTSLTVMFIGRIPFKHMAMLFGAGVICLVLFIGVSKLVGYEGRIATWMERIENFSEPKTDEIDQSTQAKIAIAKGGAFGVGPGKSTQRNFLPQAFNDFIFAIICEEYGVWGAALILFMYIILMFRAVSFVRKSPKAFASLLAFGCCFSLVFQAMINMAVATNLFPVTGQALPMVSMGGTSIWFTSIAIGILLSISKSFEQEGG
- the murD gene encoding UDP-N-acetylmuramoyl-L-alanine--D-glutamate ligase; this translates as MKGKLIILGAGESGVGAAILATHLGMEVFVSDKGTIKQPYKIELQNRNIAFEEGVHTFTNFENATEVIKSPGIPDKSDVVTYFTAKGISVISEIEFAARHTTAKKICITGTNGKTTTTLLTYHLLKKGGLNVGLAGNVGKSFAWQVAENNFEYYVLELSSFQIDGLKDFKADIAILLNITPDHLDRYDYSMQKYIDAKFGILRNMDASGAFVYNDDDAIIKQNLLRLNPPCMFYPFSQLRSDNVNAWVANQEIHVNTKSNKFTMSIYEIAIHGKHNLYNSMAASIPASLLGIRNETIREALMDFKNVEHRLEFVANINGVEYINDSKATNTNSAWYALESMHKPVIWIVGGEDKGNDYSELEELVREKVKAIVCLGVDNKKIAKAFKGIVTDFHETRSAAEAVSVAHAIARKGEVVLLSPACASFDLFKNYEDRGHQFKAAVKMI
- a CDS encoding phospho-N-acetylmuramoyl-pentapeptide-transferase, yielding MLYYFFNYLNDNWNVPGTGVFRYISFRTALAIITSLVFSFFIGKKLIGVLHRKQVGETIRDLGLEGEKQKKGTPTMGGLIILSAILIPTVLFARLDNVYIVIMIVTTIWCGTIGFIDDYIKVFKKDKEGLAGRFKIIGQVGLGLIVGITLYTNQYVVVREKNTSSNVSISINSTLIDDVSKSSNLYSGTNVKSTATTLPFIKNQEFDYGWIISWFGGNAKKYSWLIFIPAVIIIITAVSNGANITDGIDGLATGTSAIVGSVLAVLAYVSGNTVFANYLNIMYLPNVGELMVFSGAFVGACVGFLWYNSYPAQVFMGDTGSLALGGIIAAFAISIRKEFLIPIMCGIFLIENLSVIIQVSYFKYTRKKYGEGRRVFLMSPLHHHYQKLGYHESKIVTRFWIVGIMLAVLSIITLKLR